The genomic interval GAGCAGTCCGTCATTTTTGATCGACTCGCTAAGTTCATAAAGAGAGCTCTCTTCAAAATGCTTTCTCGGTTGAAACGGATTTGGCCTAATATCTTTTAGAGGTATCTCTACAATTGAATCTTTTTGAGATACCTCATTTTCATACGCCTCATCTATCTCGCCTAAAAGTGCGCCCAATCCTCTGCCTAATTTTTGTGACTTCATACTTCCATAATCGCTTGTGCTAAATTTTGATACGATATAGATCCAATGGATTTTACATCATAGAGTATTGCAGGTTTGCCGAACGACGGTGATTCTGCAAGTTTTACGTTCCTTGGAACTACTATAATCTCTCCGTTGGCATCTTTAAAAAGTTTAGAATCAAAATGCTGTTTCAAATCTGCAAAAACCTGTTTTGAGAGATTGTTTTGTGCGCTAAACATTGTAGGCAAAAAACCTTTGATACTAAGTTTCTGGTTTATAGATTTTCTAACCAACTTCACGGTATTTAAAAGCTGCGCCAATCCCTCAAGCGCAAAAAATTCACACTGGATGGGTATGATTACGGAGTTTGATGCCGAGAGCGCATTTATGGTCATCGGTCCAAGTGCCGGAGGAGAGTCGATTATAATGTAGTCATAATCCTTTAGGACATTTGCTATCGCTTTTTTTAGAACCAGCTCACGACCTTTTGAGTTTTGAGCATCGTAATACTCTTTTTCTATTCCTACAAGTCCTATGTTTGAAGGGGCTAGATGAAGGGTCGGGAGTTCTGATTTTAGTATGATATCTTTTAGCTTCTTTGTTCCGATGAGAACATGATAGATATTAAACTCATAATCATTTCTATGAAATCCCAAAGATGTAGTGGCATTAGCCTGCGGATCTGAGTCTATCAAGAGCACTTTTTTCTCTGCAACGGCAAGCGAGGCAGCTAGGTTTACGGCTGTTGTCGTTTTGCCCACACCACCCTTTTGATTTGCTATTACAATTACTTCACTCATCTTAGACTGTATATCCTCTCTCCGTTGACTACAACAGAACCGTCACTCTCTAGCGACGCCCCTTCTAAAGAAATTCTTAAATTTTTACCATGTGTATAAAAGTTTTGATTTCTGTAAAATTCTAACTTATATTTACTAAAAACTTGCTTCCATGAACTCTTTTTTTCAAGATTTGTAAAATATCTCTCTATCAGCTCTTCTCGCTTCAAATCTACGTCCAATTTTTCAAAACTCTCAGGTGCCTCTGCTATGTT from Sulfurimonas crateris carries:
- a CDS encoding ParA family protein; the protein is MSEVIVIANQKGGVGKTTTAVNLAASLAVAEKKVLLIDSDPQANATTSLGFHRNDYEFNIYHVLIGTKKLKDIILKSELPTLHLAPSNIGLVGIEKEYYDAQNSKGRELVLKKAIANVLKDYDYIIIDSPPALGPMTINALSASNSVIIPIQCEFFALEGLAQLLNTVKLVRKSINQKLSIKGFLPTMFSAQNNLSKQVFADLKQHFDSKLFKDANGEIIVVPRNVKLAESPSFGKPAILYDVKSIGSISYQNLAQAIMEV